The genomic window TCGGGCAACCCCAGGCCAATAATATTTTCGACCGCTTTATCCGTCGGCGAAGGCAGCTGTGCATCCCGGGTAGCGGCCTGCATGCAAGAGACAATTTTTGGCACCGAATTCATCAGGGTGCCGTCCCAATCAAAAATCACAAGATCAAAACGCATAAATAGATATATCCGCTATTGTCGGGCCTGACGTAACACATCTTCCAGCGCGTCAGGCAAGGGAGCCTTGACGGTTACCGGACGCCCATTGGTTGGCTCAGGAAAGGTTAATGCGTGGGCATGCAGAAATAGTCGACCTACCTTCATGCGACGTGATAACTGCTCGCTTTCACGGCTGGGATATTTATCATCGCCTAGCAGTGGGTGCCCTGCGTGGGCGGCGTGAACACGAATCTGGTGGGTCCGGCCGGTTACTGGTTCCGCTTCAATCAGGGTTGCCCGCTCGAAGGTTTCCATCACCGCAAAGCGTGTCCGTGAAACCTTGCCATTCGGGTCTACCCGCACGCGCCGTTCGCCGTTACCTGCATCGTAGCGATCCAGCCGGGCGCTGACGTAGCTTTTCTTGGCGGGCCAGCGGCCACTGACCAGCGCTAGGTAACGCTTTTCCATGGCATGCTGTTTAAGCGCCGTATTCAAGGTTACCAGTGCATCACGGGACTTTGCCAGCAACAGACACCCCGAGGTATCACGATCCAGCCGGTGCACCAGTTCCAGAAACGTCAGGTCGTCCCGCACCTGGCGCAGCGCCTCAATCAAGCCTATCTTGACCCCACTGCCACCGTGCACCGCCAGACCGGAAGGCTTGTTGAGCACCAGCCAGTCCGGCCCTTCCATGATAACGCTACCCAACAATACATCGCGCAGGTTGTCGCTGACCTCCTTGACCGCCTCGCGGGGTGCCAGGCGCAGTGGCGGCACGCGCACCAGGTCGCCTCCCTGCAGACGATAGTCCACCTTGACCCGCTTCTTGTTCACTCGCACCTCACCTTTACGCACGATGCGATAGATCAAGGCCCTTGGCGCCCCTTTCAGGCGCGTCATCAGGAAATTATCGATGCGTTGCCCGGCCTGTTCGGGGGTAATCTCAACCCATTGCACTTCACGCCCTTCGGCCATGCGTCTGCGCTCCTGCTGAATGAACCAAAAGCGGCATTCTAGCCCAGACGCCAACGTATTGCGTCAATTGCTGGTCAGCCGCTTTACTGTTATATTCCAAGTTGCTCACCACAAAAGCGCCTGCTCGACCAACACGTAGGCCTGAGCAAAGCGGAAATGGCCGTGTACGCACGCCCATAAGCGCCGATAAAAAATTGCAGGACTCTGCCGCTAACGTTGGTTTGCTGGCAGTTGCAGTCAGTAATAGGTAATCACTGGTAAGCAGCAAAAACCAGTAGCAGACAAACAGTTAGTAGCAGCTATTCAGTCGTCGATTATCAACTGTGGATAATCAACGGCCAGATACAGACAGTCAGTCATGAAACTCAGGTCACCCGCCAAGCGATAGAATAGCGACAGCCCAGGGTGGCTCGACTGACAGTGAAGATAAAGATGAAAGTTACGCCACGTCAGGTAGCCAGGCGTTGTAATGTCATGTAACGCCTGCCTGCCTGATAACTATGTTCAACGTTGTGCCGGTAGCCGACGTTGGCAAATCGATGAATGCCAGGTGTTGGCGGAGTCAGCAGGGCCGGGGGATATGACATCCACCGAAATATGTCCAGCCTTCGCCACGTACTCAACGACCTCGTCAGCCGAGCGATAACGCTTGCCCGGCCTGATGCGATTGCATACCCATGCGCCGAGCACAAGCACGCAGCAGCGCGATTTGCCACTCGTCTTCCCAACGGGTGGGGCACCGGCACGCATCGCTATGTGAGACAACATGAAACGGATGCTCATCAATGCGACCCAGCCAGAAGAGCTGCGCGTCGCCCTTGTCGATGGTCAACGCCTGTATGATCTGGATATCGAATCCGGAGCACGGGAACAGAAAAAAGCTAACATCTATCGCGGCAAGATCACCCGCGTAGAGCCTTCCCTTGAAGCCGCCTTTGTCGATTTTGGTGCAGAGCGCCATGGCTTTCTGCCGCTTAAGGAAATTTCTCGCGAATACTTCGTTAAGGATGTGTCAGGTCGCCCCAGCATCAAGGAAGTGCTGAAAGAAGGCCAGGAAGTCATCGTTCAGGTCGACAAGGAAGAACGTGGCAATAAAGGCGCTGCGCTGACCACCTTTGTCAGCCTGGCTGGCCGCTTTCTGGTACTGATGCCTAATAACCCACGTGCGGGCGGTATTTCCCGACGCATTGAAGGGGAAGAGCGCAGTCAGCTGAAAGAAGCCATGAACCAGATGACAGTGCCCAACAAGATGGGGCTGATCGTCCGCACCGCCGGGATTGGCCGCTCCCCGGAAGAGCTGCAATGGGATCTCGATTATCTGGTGCAGGTGTGGGAATCCATCACCTCGGAAGCTGCCAAGCGCCCGGCTCCCTTCCTGATCTACCGGGAATCCAACGTCATTATCCGCGCAATGCGCGATTACCTGCGCCAGGATATTGGCGAAGTCCTGATTGATAGCCCTGACATCTATAGTGATGCGCTTAACTTCATTCGTCAGGTCATGCCTTCGTACCAGCAGAAAATCAAACTGTACGAAGATGAAGTACCGCTGTTTTCACGCTTCCAGATCGAATCCCAGATCGAGACGGCTTATCAGCGGGAAGTCAAGCTGCCCTCCGGCGGCTCCATTGTGATTGATCACACTGAAGCGCTGGTATCCATCGATATCAACTCGGCCCGCGCCACCCGCGGCAGCGATATCGAAGAGACCGCCCTGCAGACCAACTCGGAAGCTGCCGATGAAATCGCCCGTCAGCTGCGCCTGCGCGATATTGGCGGCCTGGTAGTTATTGACTTTATCGATATGGGCCCGGCACGCAACCAGCGTGAAGTTGAAAACCGCATGCGCGATGCCTTGAAGCTTGACCGCGCACGGGTTCAGATCGGGCGTATTTCGCGCTTTGGCCTGATGGAAATGTCGCGCCAACGCCTGCGCCCTTCTCTTGGCGAGACCAGCGGCGTGGTCTGTCCACGCTGTAACGGTCAGGGCACCATTCGCGATGTTCGCTCGCTATCGCTTTCCATCATGCGCCTGATCGAAGAAGAGGCCATGAAGGAGCGCAGCGCCCAGATCCGCGCCATTCTGCCGGTACCTGTCGCTACCTATCTGCTCAACGAAAAGCGCAGCGTACTGGCGGATATTGAAGCTCGCCAGGAAGTGCGGGTCGTCCTGCTGCCTAACCCGGAGATGGATACGCCGCATTACGATGTTCAGCGCCTGCGCGATGATCATCTTGATGAAGAAGATTTCCAGTCAGTTTCCAGCTTTGAAATTTCGACTGATAGCGATATCGGCAAAGAGCCCGAGCACAGCTTCAAACCGCCTGCCCAGCGCGCTGAAGCAGCGGTGAAGAGCGTTGTCCACAACGCCCCGGCTCCTGCATCGCTACAGAATGATAGCCAGTCTGACCCCTTGGCACCGGCGCCCGCCTCTTCAACCCTGGTGGGTCGTTTGATCCGCAGCGTGGCTAAACTGCTTGGCGGTGAAGACGAGCAGCCTGCCGAGACCAGCGCAACACGCCCAGCGGCTGCGCGTAAGCCCGTCAGCCAGCGCTCGGGTAACAATGCCAAACCGTCAGCGCGCAGCAATGCCGGTAAAGATACGGGTGGCAAAGACAGCAGCGCCAAGAACGCTGCAGGTCGCGATAGTGCGAATAAAGAAAGCGCAAATAGAGAGATCTCAAGCAGGGATAGCGCAAACAAGGACAGCGGCAACAAGGAAAACCGCGCTCAGCAGGACAAGAGTAATGCCGCGAAATCCCGCCGCCAGGAAAGCAGCCCCCAGCGTGACGTAGCGCCCGCCAAGGATGACAGCAGCAAGGACGATAACGCCGAGAAGCGTAGCGGCCCCAGCCGTACGCGTAACCGCCGCAAGCACCCTCAGCAGGATAAGAACGGCGGCCAGGGTCGTCAGCAAAACGCAGCTGACAAGCCAACAGAAGCCAGCGCTGACGCTGACACAGGCGCCAAATCGCCTGCCAAGGAAGCTGCCAAGCAGGCTCCCCATGAGAGTAAGGCAACGCCGGAGACGGCTCAGGATGACGGCAAGCCCAAGCGCACCCGCAATAATCCGCGCCAGCGCTCACGCCAGCATGCGTTGAGTCAAGACGCGCTGGCCGAGCAGGAAAAACTGCAAAAAGAAGCCGAGGAAACTGCGGCAGAAAGGCAGGCAGCGCTTGCTGAAGCGCCCGCTGCCGATGCGTCAGCCAATGATACACCGGCTGTTGAAAAGCCCGCTGCGGATCAAAGCGCTGCTAACACAGCTGACAATCACCAGCCGACAGCTGAAGAAAGCTCAGAGGTTGAAAAACCTGTCGCTAACCAAACGGCTGACAATGATACAGCTGAACAATCAGTATCTGAACAAGCGGCTGCTGAGCAAGCAACAACTGAACAGCCAGTGCCTGAACAGGCTGATACTGATCAGCACATGCCCAGCGAGCAAAACGCTGAAACGGCCATTGCTGAGCCTGAGATGACTCAAGCCGACGCTGCTACCACTGAGGAATCTGCGCCATTTACGCCTGAAACAGTGCCAGCCACTGACGTTGAATTAAAGCAGGAAGCGGCTGAGGAAAAAGCCCCTGAAACAGAGGCCACAACTGATGTTGAAATAGCGCAGGAAGCGGCTGAAGTGCCCGAGGAAAAAGCGCCTGAAACAGCGCCAGCAACTGACGTTGACGCTGAATCAGACACTCAGCCAGACACAGATGAAGCAGCTGCTGAGCAGCTAACGTCAGATGACAACGCTTCTGTTGACGCCGCTACTGCTGCAGATAAAGCGCCTGAAGTTGCTGATGCACAGCCGACCGTCACCGATGAAGCGTCCAAGCATGAAGAAGTGGCTTCTACATCTGATGATCAAGCGTCTAAGGCTGATGAGGCAGATTCCACAGCAGCCGCTGGTGTGTCACCGGATGATAACCACCAGGCGTCAGCGGATACGGATAGCGCTGAGCAGGCTCAGGAACCTCGCGCCCCACGGCGTCGCCGCCGCGCTCACAACGATCCCCGCGAGCTGCGCAAACGCCAGCAGCAGGACGCTAGCGGCGAGTAACTGCAAACCGTCATATAGCTGCTCAAGGATGAGCGGCTGGCATGAACCAAAAGCCCGAGGCGTTTGCCTCGGGCTTTTTTAATATCTGGCACTCACACTCACTAAAGGGTCAGAGCAGACGCGGCTCAATCTCCAGTAACACGCCAAAACGCGCCTTTACGTCAGCGGCTATCTGCTCGGCGACGGCCAGCAGTTCTGGCCTGTTACCACCGCCAAAGTGTACCAGCACCAATGCCTGACGGTGATGCACACCAAAGGCACCAAAACGAGCGCCTTTCAGGCCACATTGATCTATCAGCCATCCAGCCGCCAGCTTGACGGTACCGTTTTGCTGGGTGAAATGCGGCATGGCCGGATATGCTTCCAGCAACGTCTTGGCCTGTTCAGCGCTAACCAGGGGGTTTTTGAAAAAACTGCCCGCGTTGGCCAGCTGGGCTGGGTCCGGGAGTTTTTCACTGCGCACCTGACACACTGCGTTCGCCACGTCCAGGCTGCTCGGACTTTCTCCCAGCCGCTGAGCCAGATCGCCATAGCCAAGTACTGGGGCAGCATGGCGTTTAAGGCGCAATACAAGCCGGGTAATCACCACTTTACCCAGCAGTTCAGCCTTGAAAACACTCTCACGATAGCCAAAGGCGCACTCCTCAGCGGTGAGCCAGGCCAGATGACCATCCACAAGGTACATCACCTGTACGGCTTCGAGTACGTCAGCCAGTTCAACCCCATAGGCGCCAATATTCTGCACCGGCGCTGCACCGCAATCGCCGGGAATCAAGGCCAGATTTTCAATGCCCCATAGACCTTTCTCCACCGTCGCCATCACCAAGGAGTGCCAGTTCACCCCGGCGCCTACATGAGCCAGCAGAGTATCGCCCTGGGGTTCCAGCCACCACTGTTTCAGCGCCGGATGAACAACCAGCCCCTCCAGATACTCAGGCAGCAACACATTACTGCCTCCACCCAAAAGCTGAATTGCCAGTGCTTCCTGATGCGCCTGGCGAAGACAGTCCTGAAGTGAGTTAAGCGTGGCAGGCGCGCAAAAGTATGCCGCCCGAGCAGGCAGTTGCAGAGTATTGGCAAGGCTCAGATCCGCGTCAGACAGCCAATCACAAGGCTTCATAGGGATAGCCGCAGATGCTGCACCAGGCCGTTTGAGGCAGCTTCAATCATATCCAGAACGTTTTCAAAGCCTTGCTCGCCCCCATAGTAGGGGTCAGGCACGGCGCTATCCGGCTGGCCTGCAAAACTCAAAAATAGACAGCTCATGCCCTGATAACCTTCAGGCTGCATGGCGTGAATAGCGCTCAGGTTGTCATGATCCATCGCCACAATGACATCAAACACGGCAAAATCGTCTTCACTCAGCTGACGGGCACGCAGGCCGCTGATATCAATGCCCCTGCGCTGCGCGGCCTGTTGAGCGCGTGGGTCCGGCGCCTTACCTATATGCCAGTCGCCAATACCGCAGGAATCCACCTCTACCCTGTCCTGCAAGCCCTGAGCTTTCAGCACCTTTCTGAACACGC from Halomonas sp. CH40 includes these protein-coding regions:
- the rne gene encoding ribonuclease E gives rise to the protein MKRMLINATQPEELRVALVDGQRLYDLDIESGAREQKKANIYRGKITRVEPSLEAAFVDFGAERHGFLPLKEISREYFVKDVSGRPSIKEVLKEGQEVIVQVDKEERGNKGAALTTFVSLAGRFLVLMPNNPRAGGISRRIEGEERSQLKEAMNQMTVPNKMGLIVRTAGIGRSPEELQWDLDYLVQVWESITSEAAKRPAPFLIYRESNVIIRAMRDYLRQDIGEVLIDSPDIYSDALNFIRQVMPSYQQKIKLYEDEVPLFSRFQIESQIETAYQREVKLPSGGSIVIDHTEALVSIDINSARATRGSDIEETALQTNSEAADEIARQLRLRDIGGLVVIDFIDMGPARNQREVENRMRDALKLDRARVQIGRISRFGLMEMSRQRLRPSLGETSGVVCPRCNGQGTIRDVRSLSLSIMRLIEEEAMKERSAQIRAILPVPVATYLLNEKRSVLADIEARQEVRVVLLPNPEMDTPHYDVQRLRDDHLDEEDFQSVSSFEISTDSDIGKEPEHSFKPPAQRAEAAVKSVVHNAPAPASLQNDSQSDPLAPAPASSTLVGRLIRSVAKLLGGEDEQPAETSATRPAAARKPVSQRSGNNAKPSARSNAGKDTGGKDSSAKNAAGRDSANKESANREISSRDSANKDSGNKENRAQQDKSNAAKSRRQESSPQRDVAPAKDDSSKDDNAEKRSGPSRTRNRRKHPQQDKNGGQGRQQNAADKPTEASADADTGAKSPAKEAAKQAPHESKATPETAQDDGKPKRTRNNPRQRSRQHALSQDALAEQEKLQKEAEETAAERQAALAEAPAADASANDTPAVEKPAADQSAANTADNHQPTAEESSEVEKPVANQTADNDTAEQSVSEQAAAEQATTEQPVPEQADTDQHMPSEQNAETAIAEPEMTQADAATTEESAPFTPETVPATDVELKQEAAEEKAPETEATTDVEIAQEAAEVPEEKAPETAPATDVDAESDTQPDTDEAAAEQLTSDDNASVDAATAADKAPEVADAQPTVTDEASKHEEVASTSDDQASKADEADSTAAAGVSPDDNHQASADTDSAEQAQEPRAPRRRRRAHNDPRELRKRQQQDASGE
- a CDS encoding low molecular weight phosphotyrosine protein phosphatase, coding for MKVLFVCLGNICRSPSAEGVFRKVLKAQGLQDRVEVDSCGIGDWHIGKAPDPRAQQAAQRRGIDISGLRARQLSEDDFAVFDVIVAMDHDNLSAIHAMQPEGYQGMSCLFLSFAGQPDSAVPDPYYGGEQGFENVLDMIEAASNGLVQHLRLSL
- the murB gene encoding UDP-N-acetylmuramate dehydrogenase; this encodes MKPCDWLSDADLSLANTLQLPARAAYFCAPATLNSLQDCLRQAHQEALAIQLLGGGSNVLLPEYLEGLVVHPALKQWWLEPQGDTLLAHVGAGVNWHSLVMATVEKGLWGIENLALIPGDCGAAPVQNIGAYGVELADVLEAVQVMYLVDGHLAWLTAEECAFGYRESVFKAELLGKVVITRLVLRLKRHAAPVLGYGDLAQRLGESPSSLDVANAVCQVRSEKLPDPAQLANAGSFFKNPLVSAEQAKTLLEAYPAMPHFTQQNGTVKLAAGWLIDQCGLKGARFGAFGVHHRQALVLVHFGGGNRPELLAVAEQIAADVKARFGVLLEIEPRLL
- a CDS encoding RluA family pseudouridine synthase, which translates into the protein MAEGREVQWVEITPEQAGQRIDNFLMTRLKGAPRALIYRIVRKGEVRVNKKRVKVDYRLQGGDLVRVPPLRLAPREAVKEVSDNLRDVLLGSVIMEGPDWLVLNKPSGLAVHGGSGVKIGLIEALRQVRDDLTFLELVHRLDRDTSGCLLLAKSRDALVTLNTALKQHAMEKRYLALVSGRWPAKKSYVSARLDRYDAGNGERRVRVDPNGKVSRTRFAVMETFERATLIEAEPVTGRTHQIRVHAAHAGHPLLGDDKYPSRESEQLSRRMKVGRLFLHAHALTFPEPTNGRPVTVKAPLPDALEDVLRQARQ